The genomic interval CGTAAATTCTACGAACGCCACGGTGTAACCGAAATCGAAAAAGCATTCGAATTACAATGGGATCCAGGAAAATCTCGTGTAATGACAACCAAATATTGCATTAAATACGAGTTGAAAAAATGTCCGATACACCAGAAAGACATCGTAGGTGTTAAGGTAAAAGAACCATTAGTATTAAAACAGGGAGAATTGGAATACAAACTAAAATTCAACTGCAAACCCTGCGAAATGGAAATCTGGGAAAAAGATGCTGAATTTGAGATTGAAGAAGATCATTTTCATTAATATACAAAACCGATACTTTTAAAGTGTCGGTTTTTTTATTTTGGGCGTGTTTCGCCGCGGCGAATCGGGCCATCCGTTACAAGTCCTCGCACTTCCTTCGTCAGGCTGTGGGATTTCCACTTCTATCCCTCAAGCAAACGGTTCCATAAGAATTTTTGCTATTACAATTTCCTCAATATTGTCATTTCGACGAAGGAGAAATCTTCGCAAGTAGCTCCGTTCCAATAAGCCAATCTTTGTAGAGCCACTTGTGGAGATTTCTCCTTCGTCGAAATGACAAACTTTGCGGTTACTTTATCTTAAAATTAAAATTTCAATTAGATCAAAATCTGCCGAATCTGCAAAATCTGCGTGAGAAATTCTTTGGGCTCCTTTTTTAACTTAAGAACAAAAAACTTGCGTTCTTCGTGTAATTCTTTGCGAACTTTGCGGTTAAAAAAAGCTTTTTCGCTACTTTTACTACTCAAACATTACAACACTCCAAAATGAAAATACTACTCCTAGGTTCAGGCGAATTGGGCAAAGAATTTGTCATTGCCGCACAACGAATCGGACAAACCATAATTGCAGTTGACAGTTACGAAAACGCACCGGCAATGCAAGTTGCACACGGATTTGAAGTCATCAACATGCTTGACGGCGAGGCCCTTGACCGAATCGTAGCCAAACACCAACCAGATTTTATCGTTCCTGAAATAGAAGCCATTCGTACCGAGCGTTTTTACGATTACGAAAAACAGGGAATTACTGTTGTCCCTTCAGCGAAAGCGGCAAACTTTACTATGAATCGTAAAGCAATCCGCGATTTGGCTTCGAAAGAACTCGGATTAAGAACAGCCAAATACCAATACGCAACTTCCGCAGAAGAACTACAAAAAGCTGTTCAGGAAGTTGGAATTCCGTGCGTAGTGAAACCTTTAATGTCTTCATCAGGAAAAGGACAATCAACAATCAAAACAGAAAGCGATATCGAAAAAGCATGGCAATATGCCGTTGCAGGTTCGCGTGGTGATGTTATTGAAGTGATTGTTGAAGCTTTTGTTGATTTTGATTCTGAAATTACACTTTTAACGATTACACAAAATAATAATCCAACTTTATTTTGTGCTCCAATCGGACACAGACAGGAAAGAGGCGATTATCAGGAAAGCTGGCAGCCTGCTTTAGTTTCAGAAAAAGATTTGTACGAAGCTCAGGATATGGCCGAAAAAATTACCGAAGCACTTGGCGGTGCCGGACTTTTTGGTGTTGAATTTTTCCTAACCAAAGAAGGCGTTTATTTCTCTGAACTTTCTCCACGTCCGCATGATACCGGAATGGTAACTTTGGCAGGAACGCAGAATTTCAACGAATTTGAACTGCATTTAAGAGCAATCTTAAGTCTTCCTATTTTCGAAATTACTTTAGAAAAAGCTGGAGCAAGTGCTGTAATTTTAGCATTGGAAGATTCAACAAATTCAACTTTTAGCGGAATCGAAAAAGTAGCCGCTTTACCCAAAACTGATTTTAGAATTTTCGGAAAACCAACTTCTAGACCGTATCGCAGAATGGGTGTTGTTTTAAGTCATGATGTACTTTCAACCCCAATTAAAGAAGTAACAGAACGCGCCAAAGAAACAGCAAAATTAATAACTGTAAATTCTTAAATTATGAAAAATATAATATTAGCCACATTCCTTTTTATTGGAATCGCGGTACAAGCTCAGACCAAAAAGAAATTTGACAAACCAACCATTGTAGAAGCTTCTTGCGGAGAATGTAAATTTGGAATGAAAGGCAAAAGCTGTGATTTAGCAGTTCGTATTGATGGAAAATCGTATTTCGTTGATGGAACAAAAATTGACGAACATGGTGACGCACATGCTGAAGATGGATTCTGCAATGCTATCAGAAAAGCTTCGGTAACGGGAGAAATCAAAGGAAACCGATTTATCGCTACTTCATTCACTTTAATCGATGATAAAAAATAATGGCATTAATTCTTGAAAACATTGCTAAACACGTTTCTCTGACACCAGAAGAACAGGCACTTTTTTTATCTAAACTAGAAACCAATACTTACAAAGCCAAAACACTTTTACTGAACGCTGGCGAAGTCTGTAAACATTCGTATTTTGTAAACTCAGGTATTCTGAGAAGCTTCAATATCAACGATAATATTGTAGAACATGTTCTTTCTTTTGCTTGCGAAGGCTGGTGGATGAGCGATATGTACAGCTTTTTTTCGCAAAAACCAGGACAGCTTTTTATTGAAGTTTTGGAAGAAGCCGAAGTAGTTTCGTTATCGAAAGAAAATCAAGAACAATTGTATCTTGAAATTCCAAAATTGGAGCGATTTTTTCGAATTTTAATTGAAAATTCATTGGTTGCAAATCAGCAGAGATTAATGGATAATTTGAGTTTACCTGCGGAAGAACGCTTTGAAAAATTCACTAAAAAATACGGAACATTGGTTCACAAAGTTCCTCAAAAACAAATCGCTTCTTTCATTGGCGTAACGCCCGAATTTTTCAGCAAAATGAAAGCTAGGCTTTTGAAGAAATAAAAGGTTTAGCCACAGATTTCACAGATTAGAAGGATTTTTTTTCGCCACGAATTACACAAATTTTCACGAATTTCATTTTAATTTAATTTGTGAAAATTTGTGTAATTCGTGGCAACATTTTTTTAATCCTTTTAATCTGTGAAATCTGTGGCTATAAAAAAGCCAGTTCAATGAAGTGGCTTTTCTTTTGAATTAAAATTGCTCAACCTCTGTAGAATGTTTCATTGCTGTTATGGCTGATTTTCCTAACATTACTGTATTTTGAACGGCGTCGAAATAAGAAGTTCCTACAAAAGCTTGATGTTTTACTGCTCTAAATCCATTTTTTTGTAAAGCGAATTCGCGTTCCTGCAATTCAGAATATCCAGCCATTCCGCGTTCTTTGTACGCTTTAGACAATTCGAACATACTTGTATTCAAAGCGTGGAATCCTGCCAAAGTAATGAATTGGAAACTATATCCCATTGCTGCTAAATCTTCTCTAAATGTTTCCATTTCGTCAATTGATAATTTTGCTGCCCAATTGAAAGACGGAGAACAATTATAAGCCAGCATTTTATCTGGAAATTCTTTTTTCATTGCTTTTGCAAACTTTCTTGCATAATCTAAATCTGGATTACTGGTTTCCATCCAAATTAAATCAGCATAAGGTGCATAGCTTAAACCCCTTGCAATTCCCTGATCAATTCCGTTTTTTACATAGAAGAAACCTTCGGCAGTTTTTTCTCCAGTTAAAAACTTTCTATCTCTTGGATCCGCATCGCTTGTTAGTAAATTAGCTGCATCGGCATCTGTTCGAGCAACTATTAAAGTTGAAACGCCCATAACATCTGAAGCCAGACGTGCCGCAATTAATTTATTAATCGCCTCTTGCGTTGGAACTAAAACCTTCCCGCCTAAGTGCCCGCATTTTTTAGCAGAACTTAATTGATCTTCAAAATGAACTCCAGAAGCTCCTGCTTCAATCATAGATTTCATCAATTCGAAAGCATTTAAGTTCCCGCCAAAACCTGCTTCAGCGTCAGCTACAATCGGAACTAAATAATCTTTTTTATCTCCAATATTATTTACAATCTGAATCTGATCGGCACGCAATAAAGCGTTGTTGATCTTTTTTACCACCATCGGAACGCTGTTTACTGGGTAAAGCGATTGGTCAGGATACATTTCTCCGGCCAGATTTGCATCAGCAGCAACCTGCCATCCGCTTAAATATATCGCTTCTAAACCTGCATCAACTTCCTGAATCGCCTGATTTCCAGTCAACGCTCCCAAACCCGCAACATAATCCTGACTTTTTAACTTTCTCCATAATTTCTCAGCTCCCATTTTTGCAATAGAATGCTCAATTTTATAAGAACCCTGAAGCGTTACTACTTCGCTCGCAGTATAAGGACGCTCAACTCCTTTCCATCTCGGGTTCGTAATCCAATCATTAACCAATTCCTGAATTCTGTCTTCTGTTGTTTTCATAAGTATAGTTTAAGTGGTTAGTAAAGAATAGTTTTCAGTTCACAGTTAAAAGTTTTCAGTTTTTAACCGGATACGTTTTTTAAACACATAGAAACATAGTTAATCCTTGTGGCTAAAGGCGTTTCACTTGTTTCAATACATCTCGAAGCCTCGGGACTATGTGTGAAAAACTAGTTTTTTTCTTTTTCCTTTTTAAAGAAAAAATTAAAATCTATGTTTCTATGTGTTTCAAATAAATTATAAATATTTATAGCACGGAATCGTCAAGAAATCCACAAAGTGCAGGTTTACTACTAATCTTTCCAGCATTTTTTCGGCTAGTGGAAATTGTTGTTTTTCATAATTTTTCTCTCCTATTTCTTCCTTGATTTTTCTGAATTCATCTAAAGCCAATTTGTGATAATAAGCCAAATCTAATTTTCGTCCATTATCCAAAATCACTTTATTTTGAAGCCATTGCCATAATTGCGATCTCGAAATTTCGGCCGTTGCGGCATCTTCCATCAAATTGTGCAATGCGGCGGCACCTTGCCCGTTCAGCCATGAAGCCAAATACAATACTCCAACATTTATATTTTTTCGAACGCCATTTTCAGTAATGATTCCAATTGGTGGTTCAATCAAATCGGCTTCTGTAATTTTTCGATGTTCTCTTTTAATGTGAATCTGATTTGGAGTTGGCATTCCTTTATCAAAAATTTCTTTTGCAATTGCAACTAAATCCGGATGCGCTACCCAAGTTCCGTCGTGACCATTTCTAACTTCACGTTCTTTATCCGTTTTTACTTTTGCGAAAGCAATTGCATTTGCTTCTTCGTTATTTCGGATTGGAATTTGAGCTGCCATTCCGCCAATCGCATGAATGCCTCTTTTATGACATCTTTGGATTACCAAATTTGAATAGGCATTCATAAAAGGCGAAGTCATAGTTACCTGATCACGATCAGGAACAATGAATTTTGGATTTTTTCTAAACTTTTTGATGTAAGAGAAAATATAATCCCAACGCCCGCAGTTCAAGCCAACGATATGTTCTTTCAATTCGTAAATAATTTCGTCCAACTGAAAACTTGCCGTTATAGTTTCAATTAAAACCGTTACTTTAATGGTTCCTCGTTTTAGATTTAGATAATCTTCTGTAAAATCAATTACATTATTCCACCAACGCGCTTCCAGATAATGTTCTAATTTCGGAATGTAGAAATACGGTCCAGAATTGTTTTCTAAAAGTCGTTTATGATTATGAAAAACATACAACCCAAAATCTATCAAAGAACCCGAAACTTCATTTCCTTCAATTAGAACATGTTTTTCCGGCAGATGCAAACCTCTCGGACGTACAATTAACGTTGCTATTTTTTCATTTAAATGATACGATTTCTGTTTAACCAAATCAGTAAACGTGATCGTTTTGTTTACCGCATCAATCAAATTTACCTGTCCGTCCATCAAGTTTTGCCAGGTTGGTGAAGTGCTGTCTTCAAAATCGGCCATAAAAGTCTTGGCACCAGAATTCAAAGCATTGATGATCATTTTACGATCAACGGGTCCAGTAATTTCCACTCTTCTGTCCAATAAATCTTTCGGAATTTCACAAGCTGTCCAATTTCCTTCTCTGATGTTTTTAGTTTCAGGAATAAAAACCGGCATGATACCTTGATCAAAAGTGACTTGTTTTTGTTCTCTCTGTAAAAGCAATAGTTTTCGCTGTGATTCGAATTTTCTATGCAATTCAGTTATAAAAACAATCGCTTCTTCTGTCCAGATTTTTGGATAACGAAGCTTCTTTTCGGCTAAAAATTCCATTGCCGTTTCGGTAATTTCTAATTGGTTTTTCATAGCTGTGGTTTTTAATTTCATTAGCAGCAATTGAATCGATTTTATGTTTTTCAAAAACACAAATACATAACAAACTGATAATTAATATTTTCTACACCACAATATTAGAAAAAAGTTTTTTACAAAACAAGCGAACGTTCGCTAAAAATGAAAAATAATTTTTTGGCGATTATTTTTAGAATACCTATATTTGGTTCATGGATATCGAAAAAGACTATATAAAGCTGATCTTCGGATTAAAATTGAAGCAAGTCAGAACGCAAAAAAATCTGTCTCTTTTTGGCTTGGCCAAACTGACCAATCTTTCAAAATCGTATTTAAACGAGATTGAAAAGGGAAAAAAATATCCCAAAACAGATAAAATTCTGCTTCTTTGTGAACATTTGGACGTGACTTACGACCAAATGGTGTCTTTAAAACTTGACAATAACCTCGCGCCGATTGGCGAAATCTTGAAATCTGGGATTTTAAAAGAAATTCCGCTAGAGCTTTTCGGAATTCAGGAAGCCGATTTAATTGATATTATTGCTAATGCTCCTGCAAAAGTCAATGCTTTTATTAGTACGATTATCGAAATTGCACAGCATTATAATTTAAGCCGCGAAAGTTTCTTTTTGGCCGCTTTGCGTTCATATCAGGAAGCGCATAGCAATTATTTTGAAGATTTAGAAGAAAAAGTAATTGCATTTTCAAAGTCGTTTCAAATCAACCTGGATTCTAAAATCAGTATTGAAGAACTGGAAGCAATTTTAAAAGAAGAATACGAATACAACATTAAAGAAATTGCTTTTACAGATCAAGAAGCTTTGGGTGATCTTCGTTCGATTTATGTTCCTAAAAGCAAAACTTTATTACTTTCTACCGAACTTGACGCTCCGCAAAAAGCTTTTATTTTAGCTAAAGAAATAGCTTATAATTATCTAAAAATTTCCGATCGCTTATTGACTTTCAGTTGGATTAAGTTTGAAAATTTTGATCAGGTTTTGCACAACTTTTATGCTTCTTATTTTGCTGGTGCTTTATTATTGCCGAGAAAATTAGTGGTGGATAAAATCAATTTTTTTTTAGAAAATGAAAATCCGAAACCGGAAGAATTTGTTCAATTAATTGAAAGTTTTGAAGTTTCGCCTGAATCTTTTTATCAGCGATTGACCAATTTATTGCCAAAAGATTTTCAGCTAAAAAACCTCTTTTTCTTAAGATTATCTCACCGAATTGGTTCTGATGTTTACCAAATTAATAAAGAATTACATATTACGCATCAACAGGAACCGCACGCCAACGAAACCAACGAACATTATTGCCGAAGATGGGTTTCGGTAAAAACGATTGATGAAGCCATCAAACAAAATAAATCTCATTTTTTTGATGCTCAAATTTCAAGTTATGCGAATAGCGGAAACGAATATTTAGTTTTTTCATCGGCCACAAAAGATCCTTTTTTACATGATACCATCCGAAGTATTTCGGTTGGAATTTTAATCAATCCGACAATGAAAAAGAAGTTCAAATTTATTGAAGGAAAACCTTTAGTAAAAAGAATTGTCGGCGTAACTTGCGAAACTTGCGCTGTTCAGGATTGTTTAGAAAGAGCTGCTCCGCCAATTGTTTTAGAAAGAAAGAAACGCCATG from Flavobacterium sp. YJ01 carries:
- a CDS encoding XRE family transcriptional regulator, which produces MDIEKDYIKLIFGLKLKQVRTQKNLSLFGLAKLTNLSKSYLNEIEKGKKYPKTDKILLLCEHLDVTYDQMVSLKLDNNLAPIGEILKSGILKEIPLELFGIQEADLIDIIANAPAKVNAFISTIIEIAQHYNLSRESFFLAALRSYQEAHSNYFEDLEEKVIAFSKSFQINLDSKISIEELEAILKEEYEYNIKEIAFTDQEALGDLRSIYVPKSKTLLLSTELDAPQKAFILAKEIAYNYLKISDRLLTFSWIKFENFDQVLHNFYASYFAGALLLPRKLVVDKINFFLENENPKPEEFVQLIESFEVSPESFYQRLTNLLPKDFQLKNLFFLRLSHRIGSDVYQINKELHITHQQEPHANETNEHYCRRWVSVKTIDEAIKQNKSHFFDAQISSYANSGNEYLVFSSATKDPFLHDTIRSISVGILINPTMKKKFKFIEGKPLVKRIVGVTCETCAVQDCLERAAPPIVLERKKRHENTDAVVQQFMNQYS
- a CDS encoding Crp/Fnr family transcriptional regulator — its product is MALILENIAKHVSLTPEEQALFLSKLETNTYKAKTLLLNAGEVCKHSYFVNSGILRSFNINDNIVEHVLSFACEGWWMSDMYSFFSQKPGQLFIEVLEEAEVVSLSKENQEQLYLEIPKLERFFRILIENSLVANQQRLMDNLSLPAEERFEKFTKKYGTLVHKVPQKQIASFIGVTPEFFSKMKARLLKK
- the aceB gene encoding malate synthase A, with product MKNQLEITETAMEFLAEKKLRYPKIWTEEAIVFITELHRKFESQRKLLLLQREQKQVTFDQGIMPVFIPETKNIREGNWTACEIPKDLLDRRVEITGPVDRKMIINALNSGAKTFMADFEDSTSPTWQNLMDGQVNLIDAVNKTITFTDLVKQKSYHLNEKIATLIVRPRGLHLPEKHVLIEGNEVSGSLIDFGLYVFHNHKRLLENNSGPYFYIPKLEHYLEARWWNNVIDFTEDYLNLKRGTIKVTVLIETITASFQLDEIIYELKEHIVGLNCGRWDYIFSYIKKFRKNPKFIVPDRDQVTMTSPFMNAYSNLVIQRCHKRGIHAIGGMAAQIPIRNNEEANAIAFAKVKTDKEREVRNGHDGTWVAHPDLVAIAKEIFDKGMPTPNQIHIKREHRKITEADLIEPPIGIITENGVRKNINVGVLYLASWLNGQGAAALHNLMEDAATAEISRSQLWQWLQNKVILDNGRKLDLAYYHKLALDEFRKIKEEIGEKNYEKQQFPLAEKMLERLVVNLHFVDFLTIPCYKYL
- a CDS encoding DUF6370 family protein, with protein sequence MKNIILATFLFIGIAVQAQTKKKFDKPTIVEASCGECKFGMKGKSCDLAVRIDGKSYFVDGTKIDEHGDAHAEDGFCNAIRKASVTGEIKGNRFIATSFTLIDDKK
- the aceA gene encoding isocitrate lyase, coding for MKTTEDRIQELVNDWITNPRWKGVERPYTASEVVTLQGSYKIEHSIAKMGAEKLWRKLKSQDYVAGLGALTGNQAIQEVDAGLEAIYLSGWQVAADANLAGEMYPDQSLYPVNSVPMVVKKINNALLRADQIQIVNNIGDKKDYLVPIVADAEAGFGGNLNAFELMKSMIEAGASGVHFEDQLSSAKKCGHLGGKVLVPTQEAINKLIAARLASDVMGVSTLIVARTDADAANLLTSDADPRDRKFLTGEKTAEGFFYVKNGIDQGIARGLSYAPYADLIWMETSNPDLDYARKFAKAMKKEFPDKMLAYNCSPSFNWAAKLSIDEMETFREDLAAMGYSFQFITLAGFHALNTSMFELSKAYKERGMAGYSELQEREFALQKNGFRAVKHQAFVGTSYFDAVQNTVMLGKSAITAMKHSTEVEQF